One Ahaetulla prasina isolate Xishuangbanna chromosome 17, ASM2864084v1, whole genome shotgun sequence genomic window carries:
- the LOC131186853 gene encoding microtubule-associated proteins 1A/1B light chain 3C-like isoform X2: MEIGFLANKVDQQDTQWRGVPRTRETPTTSLLRVGFHSSGFQREVGNASGAASFALRIYPHLPPPPTGSRSGPDPESKSIWFQPLDLLMASFPPFKYRKPFASRRTEVAAIRIRFPYKLPVILERYSKEKILPALNKVKFLVPGDFTMGQFVAIIRNRMGLRSTQAFYFLVDGNHSLVNMSATMANVYATYKDEDGFLYMTYASQEMFG, translated from the exons ATGGAAATAGGTTTCCTAGCCAATAAAGTGGACCAACAG GACACCCAGTGGCGGGGAGTTCCCAGGACCCGTGAAACTCCTACCACCAGCCTTCTCAGGGTCGGGTTTCATTCCAGCGGCTTCCAAAGGGAGGTGGGAAACGCCTCTGGAGCTGCATCCTTCGCGCTGCGAATCTACccccatctcccccctcccccgaccGGAAGCAGAAGTGGTCCCGATCCTGAAAGTAAG TCAATTTGGTTCCAACCACTGGATCTCCTGATGGCGTCTTTTCCTCCCTTTAAATACAGAAAGCCCTTTG CTTCCCGGAGGACCGAAGTGGCTGCAATCCGGATCAGGTTTCCTTATAAACTACCG GTGATTCTGGAACGCTATTCGAAGGAGAAAATATTGCCGGCTTTAAACAAGGTGAAGTTTCTAGTCCCTGGAGATTTCACCATGGGCCAGTTTGTAGCCATCATTCG GAACCGGATGGGTCTGAGATCCACCCAGGCCTTCTACTTCCTAGTGGACGGCAACCACAGCCTGGTGAACATGTCCGCCACCATGGCCAACGTCTACGCCACGTACAAAGACGAAGACGGCTTCCTTTACATGACGTACGCCTCCCAGGAGATGTTCGGTTGA
- the ZBTB3 gene encoding zinc finger and BTB domain-containing protein 3, with the protein MEFPDHSKNLLRKLWEQQHEGFLCDCTVLVGSTRFLAHRAVLASCSAFFQMFYKERLDKRDLVSINSEIVTAPAFGLLLEFMYKGSLSFGDMPVEDILAAASYLHMNDIVKVCKKKLQARALAEADSTKKEEESLLQAPESRPVSLPPPHSCDSEKNKKEDWNVGQKMPPEEFSASISDVADTTQPGMEAPSSARPHPPPIVDISLSSPSSSTETLLCSSYPSGNGAEGTSGLDPPPERYREQRVGPKESANRSIRVKVEAIVISDEEPDGVEQLEVPPAPELRLESIFQKSGGEVGSGGGCGRHPDAFEEPSEMEEVSSESSFLPQENAPYHLIHMPGGQTFSTMATPPLHEQMYLQDYDSHSNFSLFTEDVPTCKTCGKTFSCSYTLRRHATVHTRERPYECRYCMRSYTQSGDLYRHIRKAHNEDLAVKRCKHDVENPS; encoded by the coding sequence ATGGAGTTCCCCGATCACAGCAAGAACTTGCTCCGAAAACTTTGGGAACAGCAACACGAGGGTTTCCTTTGCGACTGCACCGTCCTGGTGGGAAGCACCCGGTTCCTGGCCCACCGGGCCGTCCTCGCTTCCTGCAGTGCCTTTTTCCAGATGTTCTACAAGGAGCGGCTGGATAAGCGAGACTTGGTCTCCATCAACAGTGAGATCGTCACCGCCCCGGCTTTCGGGCTCCTGCTGGAATTCATGTACAAAGGCAGCCTCTCCTTCGGCGACATGCCGGTAGAAGACATTTTAGCCGCGGCCAGTTATTTGCACATGAACGACATCGTCAAGGTGTGTAAGAAAAAACTGCAAGCCCGGGCTTTGGCCGAAGCCGACAGcacaaagaaggaggaggagagcttGCTTCAGGCCCCCGAAAGCCGGCCCGTATCCTTGCCCCCGCCTCACTCCTGCGACTccgagaaaaacaaaaaagaagattggAACGTCGGACAGAAAATGCCTCCTGAAGAATTCTCGGCCTCCATTTCGGATGTTGCGGATACCACCCAACCGGGGATGGAGGCACCGTCCTCTGCTCGGCCACATCCGCCACCCATCGTGGACATTTCTCTCTCCAGCCCGAGCAGCTCCACCGAAACTCTGTTGTGTAGCTCGTATCCTTCTGGGAACGGTGCTGAGGGGACGTCCGGCTTGGACCCTCctccagagagatacagagaacaGCGAGTCGGACCCAAGGAGTCCGCAAATCGATCCATCAGGGTCAAAGTGGAAGCGATTGTGATTTCTGACGAGGAACCGGATGGAGTTGAACAGCTGGAGGTCCCTCCTGCCCCGGAGCTGAGGCTAGAAAGCATCTTTCAGAaatctggtggggaggtgggctcAGGGGGCGGCTGCGGGCGACACCCAGATGCTTTTGAAGAGCCCAGTGAGATGGAAGAGGTCTCTTCAGAGAGCAGCTTCCTCCCTCAAGAAAATGCCCCCTACCACTTGATCCACATGCCGGGTGGTCAGACTTTTTCCACCATGGCTACTCCTCCGTTGCACGAACAGATGTACTTGCAGGATTACGATTCCCACTCCAATTTTAGCCTTTTTACGGAGGATGTCCCCACCTGCAAGACGTGCGGGAAAACCTTTTCCTGCTCCTACACGTTGCGCCGCCACGCGACCGTCCACACCCGGGAACGGCCGTACGAATGTCGCTACTGCATGCGGAGTTACACTCAATCCGGAGATCTTTACCGGCACATCCGCAAAGCTCACAACGAAGACCTGGCCGTGAAACGCTGCAAACACGACGTGGAAAATCCGTCCTAG